A genomic region of Candidatus Poribacteria bacterium contains the following coding sequences:
- a CDS encoding sigma-70 family RNA polymerase sigma factor — protein MERVDDVQLIRRVLSGDDAAFNTLVEKYEKGVHALAWRKVGDFHDAEDITQDAFLQAYKKLATLKNPHQFVGWLYVITNNLCTDWLRKKKPAMRSLEEMSVKEIDDVTYARYVAEHRESEATERRHEIVKKLLEKLPESERTVVTLYYLGEMTMKEISKFLGVSVKTISSRLHRARKRLKQQEDLFVQEFLGGVQLSANVRPNIMRRIADINPTPTAAGKPLLPWAAVGTAVVLVALLLGVSNQHLLRFQRPYSFEAASEPTVEIIEAPIVLDIAIKPAVRNQIGRTVASETRGAGLQAADRDSTPSAAEDSLSVSEAHWMPDPALRQAIREKLDIPSDVPLTEAYLQRRLTSLDVRGKEIADLTGIEHATDLQALVLIENKIHDISPLSGLTELGFLDLGGNQISDLRPLAALTRLETLHIWRNEIENISPLTGLVNLKKLSIQNNDIRDFSPLNGLCHLEVVKIKGNFRVGDYIPRVAVAPRIKERDYPSIFAAWAGNNILNLPNLSDDEAVTHHDLFWGGPGFHLQWHPTPEGMRLFGRIDDAHWKREYLLSQNPNFVRLVSLDYTDANLGDYPEDWPYWIRDKNGNRVRVYAGASDCLIDFTHPVVQDILVQKAVAVAKCGLYDGIFLGRWQEDEATLNNDQGVYYRSVEAEGAARVSMVRRIREFVGDDFLIIVKTNQRPAPLSAPYVNGMFMEAILDEQDTGYTHAGLREIESTLLWSEQNFREPQINALEGRGISLEPPDSPRNQQRMRLITTLSLTHSDGYVCYNIGVMGIIHEHEYEIWPGHERAHIEGKSHLHNHQHYWYPFWDAPLGRPVGKKAQLYHNSQGHRVEGLFIREFTNGWAVYNRSGKARDIQLPMQATGVASGTIGVNHTLSDLDGEIYLK, from the coding sequence TTGGAAAGAGTAGACGATGTTCAACTGATTCGTAGGGTTTTATCGGGTGACGACGCAGCGTTTAATACTTTGGTTGAAAAGTATGAAAAAGGCGTTCACGCCCTCGCGTGGCGGAAGGTTGGTGATTTTCACGATGCTGAAGATATTACGCAAGATGCCTTTCTCCAAGCGTACAAAAAACTCGCGACACTCAAAAATCCGCATCAATTTGTGGGGTGGCTATATGTCATTACAAATAATCTATGCACCGATTGGCTCCGAAAGAAGAAACCTGCGATGCGATCGCTGGAGGAGATGTCTGTGAAAGAAATAGACGATGTAACCTATGCGCGTTATGTGGCGGAACACCGTGAGTCAGAAGCGACTGAACGTCGCCATGAAATTGTCAAAAAACTTCTTGAAAAGCTGCCAGAGAGCGAACGCACGGTCGTAACCCTTTACTATCTCGGTGAAATGACGATGAAGGAGATTAGCAAGTTCTTAGGGGTCTCTGTCAAAACGATAAGTAGTCGTCTGCATCGGGCGCGCAAACGTTTAAAACAGCAAGAAGATCTCTTTGTCCAAGAGTTTCTCGGCGGTGTACAGTTATCAGCGAATGTAAGACCGAACATTATGCGGCGAATCGCTGACATTAACCCGACACCGACCGCAGCTGGAAAACCGTTGCTCCCATGGGCAGCTGTCGGTACTGCCGTGGTTTTGGTTGCGTTATTGCTCGGTGTGAGCAATCAACACCTCCTCCGTTTTCAGAGACCCTATAGTTTCGAGGCTGCATCTGAACCGACAGTCGAAATTATTGAGGCACCTATTGTGCTTGATATCGCCATAAAACCGGCCGTACGAAATCAGATCGGGCGGACCGTCGCCAGTGAAACTCGCGGTGCTGGCTTGCAAGCTGCTGACCGGGATTCAACGCCCAGTGCCGCGGAGGATTCACTCAGCGTTTCGGAGGCGCATTGGATGCCGGATCCCGCACTGCGACAGGCGATTCGCGAAAAACTTGATATTCCGTCAGATGTCCCTTTGACCGAAGCATATCTTCAACGACGCTTGACAAGCCTTGATGTGCGAGGCAAAGAGATTGCCGATCTTACAGGTATAGAGCATGCGACCGATTTGCAGGCACTTGTTCTGATAGAGAACAAGATTCACGATATATCACCTTTGTCCGGTCTAACGGAACTCGGTTTTCTTGATCTGGGAGGCAACCAGATTTCAGACCTCCGCCCGCTCGCAGCACTCACGCGTTTAGAGACTTTACACATTTGGCGGAACGAAATAGAAAATATTTCGCCACTCACTGGGTTAGTCAATCTGAAAAAGTTGTCAATACAGAATAACGATATTAGGGATTTTTCACCCCTCAATGGGTTGTGTCACTTAGAGGTTGTAAAAATTAAAGGCAATTTTCGGGTCGGCGATTATATACCGAGGGTTGCAGTAGCACCGCGTATCAAAGAGAGAGATTACCCGTCAATCTTTGCAGCGTGGGCGGGGAACAATATTCTCAACTTACCAAACTTATCTGATGATGAAGCCGTCACACATCACGATCTGTTTTGGGGTGGACCGGGGTTTCACCTGCAATGGCATCCCACACCTGAAGGAATGCGGCTCTTTGGCAGAATAGACGATGCGCACTGGAAAAGAGAGTATCTTCTTTCACAAAATCCTAACTTTGTAAGACTTGTGAGTCTTGACTACACGGATGCTAATCTTGGGGATTATCCTGAAGATTGGCCGTATTGGATAAGAGATAAGAACGGCAATCGCGTTCGCGTTTACGCTGGTGCTTCAGACTGCCTGATAGACTTTACACACCCTGTCGTTCAGGATATTCTCGTTCAGAAAGCCGTTGCTGTAGCAAAATGTGGTCTCTACGACGGTATCTTCTTGGGGCGGTGGCAGGAAGATGAGGCTACGCTTAATAATGACCAAGGTGTTTATTATCGAAGTGTTGAAGCCGAGGGGGCGGCAAGAGTCTCTATGGTACGCCGTATCCGTGAGTTTGTTGGTGACGATTTTCTGATTATCGTCAAAACGAACCAGCGTCCAGCACCCCTTTCGGCACCCTACGTTAATGGGATGTTCATGGAAGCGATTCTGGACGAACAGGACACAGGTTACACGCATGCTGGACTCCGTGAAATTGAAAGCACGTTATTATGGTCGGAGCAGAATTTTCGTGAACCACAAATAAATGCGCTTGAAGGGCGTGGCATATCGCTTGAGCCACCAGATTCCCCGCGTAACCAGCAAAGGATGCGCCTCATTACAACCCTGAGTCTCACACATTCCGATGGCTACGTTTGTTACAACATCGGGGTAATGGGCATCATCCATGAACATGAATACGAGATCTGGCCAGGACATGAGAGGGCGCATATAGAAGGCAAATCGCATCTTCACAACCACCAACACTATTGGTATCCATTTTGGGATGCCCCATTGGGTCGCCCTGTGGGCAAGAAGGCGCAACTTTATCATAATAGTCAGGGACATAGGGTTGAGGGTTTATTTATACGTGAGTTCACCAATGGTTGGGCGGTCTACAATCGCAGCGGAAAGGCACGGGATATACAACTCCCCATGCAAGCCACTGGTGTCGCAAGCGGGACTATTGGTGTTAATCACACCCTCTCTGATTTAGACGGTGAGATTTATCTGAAATAG
- a CDS encoding glycerate kinase gives MKIVVAPDSFKGSVSALEAACAIEQGLRRVFPDAIIDKIPMADGGEGTVQSLVDATGGHLRIQRVLAPLENEVDAQFGILADGETAVIEMASASGLTLVAPHERNPFHTTTYGTGQLIHTALEAGCRRLIIGIGGSATNDGGAGMAEALGVRLLDANGKQISRGGGGLGQLASIDVSGLHPAVAETETVVACDVNNPLTGPEGASHVYGPQKGATPEMIETLDAHLAHFDEVLARTLGKSFNDIPGAGAAGGLGAGLMAFLNAELQLGIDIMVDAVDLKERVKGASVVFTGEGQLDFQTAFGKTPVGVAKVAKTHNIPVIAIAGGIAEGAEAVYEAGIDAMLGIVQEPMSLEDAVGDASRLIADTAEQAARLIAIGHSGQGS, from the coding sequence ATGAAAATTGTAGTTGCGCCTGATTCATTCAAGGGAAGCGTGAGTGCACTCGAAGCTGCGTGTGCGATTGAGCAGGGGCTCCGTCGCGTGTTTCCTGATGCTATTATTGACAAAATCCCGATGGCAGACGGTGGCGAAGGGACTGTGCAGTCGCTCGTTGATGCCACCGGGGGACATCTCCGAATACAACGCGTGCTTGCACCGCTGGAAAATGAAGTTGATGCACAATTCGGCATCCTCGCAGACGGAGAAACCGCTGTCATTGAGATGGCATCCGCTTCCGGTCTCACGCTTGTCGCACCGCATGAACGGAATCCGTTCCACACCACCACCTACGGCACTGGGCAGCTGATCCACACCGCTTTGGAAGCCGGATGTAGACGCTTAATCATCGGTATCGGCGGCAGCGCGACGAACGATGGCGGAGCCGGTATGGCGGAGGCACTCGGTGTTCGGTTGTTGGATGCAAACGGCAAACAGATTTCGCGTGGTGGTGGTGGACTCGGACAATTAGCGTCAATAGATGTATCGGGTTTACATCCAGCGGTTGCTGAAACAGAGACCGTTGTCGCTTGTGATGTCAACAATCCGTTGACCGGCCCCGAAGGCGCGTCACACGTTTATGGACCACAAAAGGGTGCCACGCCTGAAATGATTGAGACGTTGGACGCGCATCTCGCACATTTTGATGAAGTCTTGGCACGGACACTCGGTAAATCCTTTAACGACATCCCGGGGGCAGGGGCCGCGGGCGGATTAGGAGCAGGACTGATGGCGTTTCTCAACGCTGAATTACAACTCGGTATTGATATTATGGTTGATGCCGTTGACCTCAAGGAACGCGTGAAAGGTGCTTCTGTCGTTTTTACGGGTGAGGGGCAACTCGATTTTCAGACGGCGTTCGGGAAAACACCTGTCGGTGTTGCAAAGGTCGCAAAGACGCATAATATCCCTGTGATTGCGATTGCAGGCGGTATCGCTGAAGGGGCCGAAGCCGTTTACGAGGCTGGCATTGATGCGATGTTGGGTATCGTACAAGAGCCGATGTCTCTTGAAGATGCTGTCGGAGACGCGTCGCGGTTGATCGCTGACACCGCGGAGCAGGCTGCACGATTGATTGCTATTGGTCATAGTGGACAGGGGAGTTAA
- a CDS encoding dockerin type I domain-containing protein, whose protein sequence is MHKIKSILLFMMLGFFSLSSTPAEEAKLSVIERLNARNFPSLFAAWAGCHYIPPDANWTERRHDLVWGHRIPEGRFEKIDGKIVLTGDVEAARERWSEHRRYNPNMIFLMDIPFSVAPLEGSKNTLFGEIFPDDWPFMIIHETGEEVLGFTGDHVNPQSRLIDFTHIEAQKVIVGMAKAVDDSEFFDGIFIDWWDETGLTLDGYRTLEEEFEARIHILQSIRDVVSDDFLIVVNSNHEGAKYSAPYINGVFTETFRHAMPDDFEHLSMLWLEEGFRWVESECRFPQIPCFEAEGIGIQSPMSPENLQAMRCLTALYLTHSDGFFTYTMGVNLRDRQNHVHDSHWVGGPDHDDLHARSIVHEHHHEHYCYDFWYADLGRPIGEKFQRYEDREGLFIREFTNGWAVYNRSGEEQIVKLPVKSSGVESRITAIEHTIPDLDGEIFLKTLIVAADVNGDGVVNVLDLVIVANAFGESEPDLNGDGIVNVLDLVIVANAFE, encoded by the coding sequence ATGCATAAAATAAAGTCTATTTTACTATTTATGATGCTTGGGTTTTTTTCCCTTTCTTCAACGCCTGCTGAAGAAGCGAAACTGTCGGTAATAGAACGGCTGAATGCGAGAAATTTCCCCTCACTTTTCGCGGCGTGGGCTGGGTGTCACTATATACCACCGGACGCAAATTGGACTGAAAGGCGACACGATTTGGTGTGGGGGCACCGTATCCCAGAAGGACGGTTTGAAAAAATTGATGGCAAGATTGTCCTCACTGGGGATGTTGAGGCTGCAAGAGAAAGGTGGTCAGAACACCGTCGGTATAACCCGAATATGATATTCCTCATGGATATTCCTTTCTCCGTTGCCCCACTCGAGGGTAGCAAAAACACATTATTTGGAGAAATTTTTCCAGATGATTGGCCTTTCATGATAATCCACGAAACAGGTGAGGAAGTTTTAGGGTTTACAGGTGATCACGTAAACCCACAGTCACGACTCATAGATTTCACACATATAGAGGCACAAAAAGTGATTGTCGGGATGGCGAAAGCCGTAGATGATAGTGAATTCTTTGACGGCATCTTTATTGATTGGTGGGATGAAACAGGTTTGACATTAGATGGTTACAGAACACTTGAGGAAGAATTTGAAGCACGTATACATATCCTGCAATCTATTCGGGATGTTGTGAGCGATGATTTTCTGATCGTTGTCAATTCAAATCATGAAGGCGCAAAGTATTCTGCCCCCTATATTAATGGTGTGTTCACGGAGACGTTTCGTCATGCAATGCCTGATGACTTTGAACATCTTTCTATGCTGTGGCTTGAGGAGGGTTTCCGCTGGGTTGAATCAGAGTGTCGCTTCCCACAGATACCGTGTTTTGAAGCAGAAGGAATTGGGATTCAATCCCCGATGAGTCCTGAAAACCTACAGGCTATGCGGTGCTTAACAGCGTTGTATTTGACGCATTCGGACGGATTTTTTACTTACACGATGGGCGTTAATTTACGTGATAGACAGAATCACGTACATGATAGTCATTGGGTTGGTGGGCCTGACCATGATGACCTACACGCAAGAAGCATTGTTCATGAGCACCATCACGAGCATTACTGTTACGATTTTTGGTATGCCGACTTGGGTCGTCCGATAGGAGAGAAATTTCAACGTTATGAGGATAGAGAAGGTCTGTTTATCCGTGAGTTCACTAACGGCTGGGCAGTCTATAATCGGAGCGGAGAAGAGCAGATTGTCAAGCTTCCCGTCAAATCAAGTGGCGTAGAAAGCCGGATTACCGCTATTGAACACACTATTCCTGATTTAGATGGCGAGATTTTTTTGAAAACCCTCATCGTGGCGGCGGATGTCAATGGTGATGGCGTGGTGAATGTCTTGGATCTCGTGATAGTCGCTAACGCTTTTGGTGAATCCGAACCGGATCTGAATGGCGATGGGATAGTCAACGTCTTGGATCTCGTGATAGTCGCGAATGCGTTTGAGTAA
- a CDS encoding RNA polymerase sigma factor, whose amino-acid sequence MEKESDVQLIQRILSGDEAAFGVLVDKHQRSVHALAWRKVGDFHDAEEITQDTFLQVYKKLPTLKDPYKFAGWLYVIANRLCIDWIRKKNLAIQSLEDTSVEEIEKASYTHHVSEQSEITISERRREIVKKLLAKLPESERTVMTLHYLGEMTVKEISKFLGVSVSAIQNRLYRARKRLKAKEESLVQEVLGSVQIPASIKQNIMRRVADIKLTPSPTPKPLLPWVAFGTAVVLVALLLGVSNQHLIRFQRPYSFEAASEPTIEIVDTDIVLDIVSKPAVRNQVGRATLTRKTNGASTQVSHTGSTPNTLKNSRRQLSVMEKVQTRSLPSVTAPWTEWFVNKHHLSPAEMTVSHDMFWSPEFGLRFQRTDEGVSLVGDWIEARRQQEALLDLNPNTILLCEVNMRGADPGSPFLKELYSSDDFPWITDASGEIILGVPAEQYTDLLIDFTHPIAQDIIVDQAIAVAESGLWDGILFGYWDEKEVVLEGYRSYAAEQKARESILKRIRNAVEDDFLIIVGGTGQLSFGTPYVNGIILYSDHQDFSNDQRTGLIELESNLLWAEENLREPRINYLQAKGVASELPLNPTNQQAMRCFTTLSLTHSDGYFLYTMGVDWGEPHRHDDFYWNYPHKHTDWDYWNQHTNSHDTFLHAHGGVHYWYDFWDADLGHPIGKKGRLYLNRDGLFIREFTKGWVIYNRSGKAQKIQLPAFATGVASGIIGTSHTVPDLDGEIYLK is encoded by the coding sequence ATGGAAAAAGAAAGCGATGTTCAACTCATTCAGAGAATATTATCGGGTGATGAAGCGGCGTTTGGTGTTTTGGTCGACAAGCACCAGAGAAGTGTCCACGCCCTTGCGTGGCGGAAGGTCGGCGATTTCCACGATGCCGAGGAGATTACACAGGACACGTTCCTTCAGGTGTACAAAAAACTACCGACACTTAAAGACCCTTATAAATTTGCTGGATGGTTGTATGTCATCGCAAACCGGCTCTGCATTGATTGGATACGGAAGAAAAATCTTGCGATACAATCGCTGGAGGACACATCTGTGGAAGAAATTGAGAAAGCCTCTTATACCCATCACGTATCGGAGCAGTCGGAAATAACTATCTCTGAACGTCGCCGTGAGATCGTCAAAAAACTTCTCGCAAAACTACCAGAGAGTGAGCGGACAGTCATGACGCTCCATTACCTCGGCGAAATGACCGTCAAAGAAATTAGCAAGTTCTTGGGGGTCTCAGTCAGTGCGATTCAGAACCGACTGTATCGGGCACGAAAACGGTTAAAAGCGAAAGAAGAATCCCTCGTTCAAGAAGTTCTCGGTAGTGTGCAGATACCGGCAAGTATCAAACAAAACATCATGCGGCGGGTCGCCGACATAAAACTTACACCGTCTCCAACTCCAAAACCGTTGCTCCCATGGGTCGCTTTCGGCACCGCCGTGGTTTTGGTTGCCTTATTGCTCGGTGTCAGCAATCAACATCTCATCCGTTTTCAGAGACCCTATAGTTTTGAGGCAGCCTCTGAACCTACCATTGAGATCGTTGATACCGATATCGTTCTTGATATTGTGTCAAAACCTGCTGTGCGAAATCAGGTGGGACGTGCGACGCTTACTCGTAAAACCAATGGTGCCAGTACACAAGTTTCTCACACAGGGTCAACGCCCAACACATTAAAAAATTCACGAAGGCAGCTGTCGGTCATGGAAAAAGTCCAAACGCGTAGCCTGCCTTCCGTTACGGCACCTTGGACAGAATGGTTCGTCAATAAGCATCATCTGTCCCCTGCAGAAATGACGGTATCTCACGATATGTTTTGGAGTCCTGAGTTTGGATTACGCTTTCAAAGAACAGATGAAGGTGTTTCACTTGTCGGGGATTGGATAGAAGCACGCAGACAACAGGAAGCGTTGCTTGATTTAAATCCGAATACGATACTCCTATGTGAGGTGAATATGCGAGGGGCTGATCCTGGGTCACCCTTTTTGAAAGAACTTTATAGCAGTGATGATTTCCCCTGGATCACAGACGCATCTGGCGAAATCATTCTTGGGGTACCTGCGGAGCAATATACAGATTTACTCATAGATTTTACACACCCCATCGCCCAAGATATTATTGTTGATCAAGCCATCGCTGTTGCTGAAAGTGGGTTATGGGATGGTATCCTTTTCGGTTACTGGGATGAAAAAGAGGTCGTACTTGAAGGTTATCGTTCTTATGCGGCAGAACAGAAGGCTCGAGAATCCATACTTAAACGTATTCGTAATGCTGTCGAAGACGATTTTCTGATAATTGTTGGCGGTACAGGTCAGTTGAGTTTTGGGACGCCTTATGTCAACGGTATTATCCTGTACAGCGACCATCAAGACTTTAGTAATGATCAACGGACGGGACTTATTGAACTCGAAAGTAACCTGCTCTGGGCGGAAGAAAACCTACGTGAACCGAGAATCAATTATTTGCAAGCTAAAGGTGTTGCCAGTGAATTGCCATTGAACCCAACAAACCAGCAGGCAATGCGTTGTTTTACAACCCTTTCTCTGACGCATTCTGATGGATATTTTCTTTATACTATGGGTGTTGACTGGGGAGAACCGCACCGGCACGATGATTTTTATTGGAATTATCCTCACAAACATACGGATTGGGATTATTGGAACCAACATACAAATTCGCACGACACTTTTCTGCACGCGCATGGAGGTGTCCATTATTGGTATGACTTTTGGGATGCCGACCTCGGACATCCCATTGGGAAGAAGGGGCGGTTGTACCTGAACCGGGACGGCTTATTCATCCGAGAATTCACCAAGGGATGGGTAATTTACAACCGCAGTGGGAAAGCACAGAAGATCCAACTACCAGCATTTGCGACCGGTGTCGCCAGTGGTATCATTGGCACATCACACACCGTCCCAGATTTAGACGGTGAGATTTATTTGAAGTAG